One Gimesia sp. DNA segment encodes these proteins:
- the atpD gene encoding F0F1 ATP synthase subunit beta: MATTEASTESSVGKITQIIGSTFDAEFPEHAMPEIYNALTVNENIKGVEIKVTGEVQQHLGGGRVRCVALGSTDGMVRGMSVHDTGAPVSVPVGKGTLGRVFNLLGDPVDGRGAVETDERWPIHRKAPALENLSAKTELFETGIKVVDLLTPFVRGGKAGLFGGAGLGKTVILTELIARIASAHGGYSVFAGVGERTREGNDLWLEMQETKIGQTERSVIEQTCMVFGQMNEPPGARLRVALSALTMAEWFRDTTGTDTLLFVDNIFRFSQAGSEVSALLGRMPSAVGYQPTLGTELGELQERITSTKNGAITSVQAVYVPADDPTDPAPATAFSHLDAFIYLERKISEKGIYPAIDPLASSSRILDPQYVGERHYRVAREVQQTLQRYRELQDIIAILGVDELSEEDKLIVHRARRIERFLSQPFLVAEVFTGKAGKITPLEDTIRSFEEICAGKWDHLPESAFMYVGAVEEAEEQAKRMAEN, from the coding sequence ATGGCGACAACCGAAGCCAGTACAGAAAGTTCAGTTGGCAAAATTACTCAGATCATCGGTTCTACCTTTGATGCTGAGTTTCCCGAGCATGCAATGCCGGAAATCTACAACGCTTTGACTGTCAACGAAAACATCAAAGGTGTTGAGATCAAAGTAACCGGGGAAGTTCAGCAGCATCTGGGTGGCGGCCGTGTCCGCTGCGTCGCACTGGGCTCTACCGACGGCATGGTCCGCGGAATGAGTGTGCATGACACCGGTGCTCCCGTTTCTGTTCCCGTTGGTAAGGGAACTCTGGGGCGTGTCTTCAACCTGCTCGGCGATCCCGTTGATGGTCGTGGTGCTGTTGAAACCGACGAACGCTGGCCGATCCACCGGAAAGCTCCTGCTCTGGAAAACCTGAGTGCTAAAACCGAGCTCTTTGAAACCGGGATCAAAGTGGTCGACCTGCTGACTCCTTTCGTGCGTGGTGGTAAAGCTGGTCTGTTCGGTGGTGCCGGTCTGGGTAAGACCGTGATTCTGACCGAGTTGATCGCTCGTATCGCGAGTGCCCACGGTGGTTACTCTGTATTCGCCGGTGTGGGTGAGCGGACCCGTGAAGGGAACGACCTCTGGCTGGAAATGCAGGAAACCAAAATCGGTCAGACCGAACGTTCCGTGATCGAACAGACCTGTATGGTCTTCGGTCAGATGAACGAACCACCGGGAGCCCGTCTGCGTGTTGCTCTGTCCGCTCTGACGATGGCAGAATGGTTCCGTGATACAACGGGTACCGATACCCTGCTCTTCGTGGACAACATCTTCCGGTTCTCACAGGCTGGTTCAGAAGTATCCGCTCTGCTGGGACGTATGCCTTCCGCCGTGGGTTACCAGCCGACACTGGGTACCGAGTTGGGTGAACTGCAGGAACGAATCACTTCAACCAAGAATGGGGCGATCACCAGTGTGCAGGCTGTTTACGTGCCTGCTGACGACCCGACCGACCCTGCACCGGCAACGGCCTTCTCCCACCTGGACGCGTTCATTTACCTGGAACGAAAGATCTCCGAAAAAGGGATTTACCCGGCCATCGACCCGCTGGCTTCTTCCAGTCGTATTCTGGACCCACAGTATGTGGGTGAGCGTCACTACCGTGTGGCTCGTGAAGTTCAGCAGACTCTGCAGCGTTATCGCGAACTGCAGGACATCATCGCGATTCTGGGTGTAGACGAGTTGAGTGAAGAAGACAAACTGATTGTGCATCGTGCCCGCCGTATTGAGCGGTTCCTGTCACAACCGTTCCTCGTGGCAGAAGTCTTCACTGGCAAAGCCGGTAAGATCACTCCGCTGGAAGATACCATTCGCAGCTTCGAAGAAATCTGTGCCGGTAAGTGGGACCACCTGCCGGAATCCGCCTTCATGTACGTGGGTGCGGTTGAGGAAGCAGAAGAACAAGCCAAGAGAATGGCTGAGAATTAA
- a CDS encoding radical SAM protein: MTSSLPLHSQHQRTYHENKFVYPVLSRRSKGISIGVNLNPDKICNFDCIYCQVDRREESETRFVGFEQLLQELDHMLKFVLSGEIYQDEKFQSVPQELRRLNDIAFSGDGEPTTYKNFDQIVAAVADLKRKHGVDDVKLVLISNASMFHRPGTQAALKIFDENQGEVWAKLDAGTEEYFKLIDRTKIRFSQILENITAAAKQRPIVIQSLFMLVNEEPPSDAEIDAYCTRLNEFVAAGGQIKLVQVYTIARSTAEAYVTSLKSEQVDEIARKVREATGLTTEVYYGNAD; this comes from the coding sequence ATGACTTCTTCACTCCCCCTGCACTCCCAGCACCAGCGAACTTATCACGAGAATAAGTTCGTCTACCCGGTTTTATCCCGGCGGAGTAAGGGGATTTCTATCGGCGTGAACCTGAATCCGGACAAGATCTGCAACTTTGACTGTATCTACTGTCAGGTGGATCGCCGTGAGGAGTCAGAAACACGATTCGTGGGCTTCGAGCAGCTGCTGCAGGAGCTCGATCATATGCTCAAGTTCGTGCTGAGTGGTGAGATCTACCAGGACGAAAAGTTCCAATCAGTCCCCCAGGAATTACGCCGCCTGAATGACATCGCCTTTTCCGGTGATGGTGAGCCGACAACCTATAAGAACTTTGACCAGATTGTCGCTGCTGTTGCAGATCTCAAGCGCAAGCATGGCGTTGATGACGTGAAGCTGGTCCTGATCAGCAATGCGAGCATGTTCCACCGTCCGGGCACACAGGCTGCCTTGAAGATTTTCGATGAGAATCAGGGAGAGGTCTGGGCAAAGCTGGATGCGGGAACGGAAGAGTACTTCAAACTCATCGATCGTACGAAAATCCGATTTTCACAGATCCTGGAGAACATCACCGCAGCTGCAAAACAGCGGCCAATTGTGATTCAGAGCCTGTTCATGCTCGTGAATGAGGAGCCGCCGAGTGATGCGGAAATCGACGCTTATTGCACGCGTCTGAATGAATTCGTCGCTGCGGGAGGGCAGATCAAGCTGGTGCAGGTCTATACGATTGCCCGCAGTACAGCGGAAGCTTATGTGACTTCCCTCAAGTCAGAACAGGTTGACGAGATTGCCCGTAAAGTGCGCGAAGCGACTGGCTTGACAACCGAAGTCTATTACGGCAACGCCGACTGA
- a CDS encoding DUF4912 domain-containing protein, with protein sequence MSPAILKSLESQTRRDLAATAKSHGIAGWHGMRKQELVNAIAKIKMAKSKPKRKTTTASNKKSTSSSPTPSSTPNPAAVPAYPSQNSTTQTPSEQPARIQKLLKSNSQKPQSDRMLPTSESVETKLTAQVKDSHWLMANWTITQSSLDRAKAALGAYWYQAVPVIRVYDITTNENSRTSKAYVKDVEVKIDSGLWFVQIDQPARSYKLQLGFVTPQNKFFGLVYSHKLTPPMPEVCDKGGRIKRRLDNNYSATRSRRYTSRAENGNGVPSRLALPLSLDPSGESNGSRAKQAKKEFHVETELLIHGTSDPQAEVTLLGEKIPVSKEGRFALRLSLPNGRQVIPAVNTSSNKRRQQTIVLAIERNTKDLEPVQLDE encoded by the coding sequence ATGTCCCCAGCGATTCTAAAGTCCCTTGAGAGCCAAACACGTCGCGATTTAGCGGCCACCGCCAAATCTCACGGAATTGCAGGCTGGCACGGTATGCGTAAGCAAGAACTGGTTAATGCCATCGCTAAAATCAAGATGGCGAAGTCCAAGCCCAAACGCAAAACCACCACTGCCAGCAATAAAAAATCTACCAGTTCCTCACCAACCCCTTCGTCTACTCCGAACCCGGCAGCTGTCCCTGCTTATCCCTCTCAGAATTCGACCACTCAAACTCCTTCCGAACAACCAGCTCGGATCCAGAAGCTTCTCAAATCGAATAGTCAGAAGCCTCAGAGTGATCGAATGCTCCCCACTTCAGAATCAGTTGAGACAAAACTGACCGCACAGGTCAAAGACTCCCACTGGTTAATGGCGAACTGGACAATTACCCAATCCAGTCTGGATCGGGCAAAAGCAGCCCTGGGGGCCTACTGGTATCAGGCCGTTCCGGTGATCCGTGTCTACGACATCACAACCAACGAGAACAGCCGCACCAGCAAAGCCTATGTGAAAGATGTCGAAGTCAAAATTGATTCCGGTCTGTGGTTTGTGCAGATCGATCAACCGGCCCGCTCTTACAAACTGCAACTGGGCTTTGTGACTCCGCAAAACAAGTTTTTCGGACTGGTCTACTCGCACAAACTCACACCTCCGATGCCGGAAGTCTGTGATAAAGGCGGACGCATCAAGCGTCGACTGGACAACAACTATTCCGCAACCCGTTCGCGGCGTTATACGTCCCGTGCGGAAAACGGAAATGGCGTTCCCTCACGACTCGCTTTACCTTTAAGTCTGGATCCCAGCGGCGAATCCAACGGTTCCCGTGCCAAGCAGGCGAAAAAGGAATTCCATGTTGAAACGGAACTGTTGATTCACGGCACTTCCGATCCCCAGGCAGAAGTGACACTGCTCGGCGAAAAGATCCCGGTCAGCAAGGAAGGGCGTTTTGCCCTGCGGTTAAGCCTGCCCAACGGGCGTCAGGTGATTCCTGCAGTCAACACCTCATCCAACAAGCGACGTCAGCAGACGATCGTTCTGGCTATCGAACGGAATACCAAAGATCTGGAACCCGTTCAACTCGACGAATAA
- the atpA gene encoding F0F1 ATP synthase subunit alpha → MKFKADEIASVIQKEIEDFRGEIETSEVGRVLEVGDGIARVYGLSSAMSGEMVEFSNGVRGQVFNLEENSVGIIIFGDYLSIAEGDEVRSTGALLSVPVSDNLLGRVIDPLGAPLDGKGPIVATESRPLEVAAPGVAARQPVKQPLATGIKAIDAMTPIGRGQRELIIGDRKTGKTAIAIDAILNQKGKDVVCVYVGCGQRSASIAGVVAQLEEHGAMDYTVVVAASSSDPAPLQYIAPYAGAAIAEYYMYQGKHTLVVYDDLSKQAQAYRQLSLLMRRPPGREAYPGDVFYCHSRLLERSARLSDELGGGSMTALPIIETLEGEVSAYIPTNVISITDGQIYLEPDLFFAGIRPAINVGISVSRVGGNAQTKATKSVSGSLRLDLAAFRELEAFAQMGTELDKATQAQLDRGYRMVELLKQPQFKPMSMADQVVSLFAGTKGFFDKVPINQVQDAENEMLQFIHDQYPEITDKITETGQLEDETVEQLKTVLATFVEQYLRKNA, encoded by the coding sequence ATGAAATTCAAAGCGGACGAGATCGCTTCAGTTATCCAGAAGGAAATTGAAGACTTTCGCGGCGAAATCGAAACCAGCGAAGTGGGGCGGGTCCTTGAAGTGGGCGATGGTATTGCTCGCGTCTATGGACTGTCTTCTGCCATGTCTGGTGAAATGGTTGAGTTTTCCAATGGTGTACGCGGCCAGGTCTTCAACCTCGAAGAGAACTCGGTCGGTATCATCATTTTCGGTGATTACCTTTCGATTGCCGAAGGTGATGAAGTACGCAGCACAGGAGCCCTGCTCTCCGTGCCTGTCAGTGACAACCTGCTGGGGCGCGTTATTGACCCGCTGGGTGCGCCACTGGACGGAAAAGGCCCGATTGTGGCAACGGAATCCAGACCTCTGGAAGTTGCTGCCCCCGGTGTTGCTGCCCGTCAGCCTGTAAAACAGCCACTGGCTACCGGGATCAAGGCGATTGACGCCATGACCCCCATCGGACGTGGTCAGCGTGAGTTGATTATTGGTGACCGTAAGACCGGTAAAACCGCCATCGCCATCGATGCGATTCTGAACCAGAAGGGGAAGGACGTAGTCTGTGTGTATGTCGGCTGTGGTCAGCGATCCGCCAGTATTGCCGGCGTTGTTGCTCAGCTTGAAGAACACGGTGCGATGGACTACACAGTGGTTGTCGCCGCGTCTTCCAGTGACCCTGCACCGCTGCAGTACATTGCTCCTTACGCTGGTGCCGCAATCGCAGAATACTACATGTATCAGGGTAAACACACCCTGGTCGTTTACGATGACTTGTCCAAGCAGGCACAGGCTTATCGCCAGCTGTCACTGTTGATGCGTCGTCCTCCCGGACGTGAAGCTTACCCGGGTGACGTATTCTACTGTCACAGCCGTCTGCTGGAACGTTCCGCCCGTCTGAGTGATGAACTTGGTGGTGGTTCGATGACTGCTCTGCCGATTATTGAAACTCTGGAAGGGGAAGTATCTGCCTACATTCCCACCAACGTGATTTCGATTACCGACGGTCAGATCTATCTGGAACCGGACCTGTTCTTCGCCGGGATTCGTCCCGCGATCAACGTGGGTATCAGTGTATCCCGCGTGGGTGGTAACGCTCAGACGAAAGCAACCAAGAGTGTTTCCGGTAGTCTGCGACTCGACCTGGCGGCCTTCCGTGAACTGGAAGCGTTTGCCCAGATGGGTACCGAACTGGATAAAGCAACCCAGGCGCAGCTCGACCGCGGTTATCGCATGGTTGAACTGCTGAAACAGCCTCAGTTCAAGCCGATGTCAATGGCCGACCAGGTTGTCAGTCTGTTTGCCGGAACCAAAGGTTTCTTCGACAAAGTGCCGATCAACCAGGTTCAGGACGCCGAAAACGAGATGCTGCAGTTCATCCACGATCAGTATCCTGAGATCACCGACAAGATCACAGAAACCGGACAGCTGGAAGACGAAACCGTCGAACAGCTCAAAACGGTTCTCGCGACCTTTGTCGAGCAGTACCTGCGTAAGAACGCGTAG
- the atpF gene encoding F0F1 ATP synthase subunit B yields the protein MLLVFGGMILGTALLGSDASLYAAEDAGHHAGPPLHWKTDLALWSFVVFVAFIVVLKSFAWGPLIQALDEREQRVVTAISDAESKQRESEELVKEHTRKIEAAQDEIQAMMVEARSDAERIKQDVLEQARQEAESIKSHAVDEIERARELALKDLFDQMNSRVIDATEHVLGRALNESDRDRLVEEALAQISGSSN from the coding sequence ATGCTGCTCGTATTCGGTGGCATGATTCTGGGTACTGCCCTGCTGGGCTCAGATGCATCCTTGTATGCAGCAGAAGACGCAGGTCACCATGCAGGCCCGCCCCTGCACTGGAAAACCGACCTGGCATTATGGTCATTCGTTGTGTTCGTGGCATTCATCGTTGTACTCAAGTCATTTGCCTGGGGACCACTTATCCAGGCTCTGGACGAACGGGAACAGCGGGTTGTCACGGCTATCAGCGATGCGGAATCAAAACAACGAGAGTCTGAAGAACTGGTTAAAGAGCATACCCGAAAGATCGAAGCAGCTCAGGACGAAATCCAGGCAATGATGGTCGAGGCCCGCTCCGATGCAGAACGCATCAAGCAGGATGTTCTCGAACAGGCGCGTCAGGAAGCAGAGTCAATTAAATCTCATGCTGTCGATGAAATCGAACGTGCCCGGGAACTGGCATTGAAAGATCTGTTCGACCAGATGAACTCCCGCGTAATCGATGCTACCGAGCATGTTCTGGGGCGTGCCCTCAACGAGTCCGATCGTGATCGGCTCGTTGAAGAAGCTCTGGCACAGATTTCCGGAAGTTCGAACTGA
- the atpG gene encoding ATP synthase F1 subunit gamma: MAKARAIVKRLKAVKNIRKITRTMELIATARFKKAMDRAAEAAAYTRKISELVADLSQANLEFHHPLLEKHETEKNSVLLVLTSNRGLCGGYNTGVLKLALKRYQELQSEGQNVRLEVSGKRGISFLKFQGVTADNSYTHFEDRPTFEEVDDLASRYITEYIEGKIDRLDVAYTEFISSSRQAAVVHSLLPIGALETSATDSDEQYDYEFLPSAQEILEEIVPTAFKARLFKCFLDAAVSEQIARMVAMKGATENANEMVGTLSAQYNRARQTQITSEILEIIGGAAALE, translated from the coding sequence ATGGCCAAAGCACGTGCCATCGTCAAACGATTAAAGGCAGTTAAAAACATCCGTAAGATCACACGGACCATGGAATTGATCGCCACCGCGCGATTCAAGAAAGCCATGGACCGTGCTGCGGAAGCTGCTGCCTATACCCGCAAGATTTCCGAGCTCGTCGCCGATCTGTCCCAGGCAAATCTGGAATTCCACCATCCCCTGCTGGAAAAACACGAAACCGAAAAGAACTCGGTACTGCTCGTGCTGACATCCAACCGGGGATTGTGTGGCGGTTACAATACCGGCGTTTTGAAACTGGCACTCAAGCGTTACCAGGAACTGCAGAGCGAAGGACAGAATGTCCGTCTGGAAGTTTCCGGTAAGCGTGGCATCAGCTTTTTGAAATTCCAGGGAGTTACGGCCGACAACAGCTACACGCACTTCGAAGATCGTCCGACCTTTGAAGAAGTAGACGATCTGGCCAGCCGTTACATCACGGAATACATCGAAGGCAAAATCGATCGACTCGACGTCGCCTATACCGAATTCATCTCGTCTTCCCGCCAGGCAGCGGTAGTGCACTCACTGCTGCCGATTGGTGCACTGGAAACATCAGCGACGGATTCGGATGAACAATACGACTATGAATTCCTGCCTTCTGCTCAGGAAATCCTTGAGGAAATTGTTCCGACTGCATTTAAGGCCCGTCTGTTTAAGTGCTTCCTTGATGCCGCGGTGAGTGAGCAGATTGCCCGCATGGTCGCCATGAAAGGCGCCACGGAAAATGCGAATGAAATGGTGGGAACCCTGTCGGCTCAGTATAACCGGGCTCGACAGACCCAGATTACATCGGAAATCCTGGAAATCATCGGTGGGGCAGCAGCTCTCGAGTAA
- a CDS encoding F0F1 ATP synthase subunit epsilon → MAQEFRLLLVTPETTLLDQPIQSLRCTLYDGQIGILPGRMPMVGRLGYGELVFEATDGKEERYFVDGGFLQVKGSVISVLTEQAIPASKLNAADAEKMLEEALDRTAVGDEQCQARQRDQDRARAMLALAHQK, encoded by the coding sequence ATGGCTCAAGAATTTCGCCTGTTATTAGTCACACCGGAAACGACTCTGCTGGATCAGCCCATCCAGAGCCTGCGTTGTACTCTGTATGACGGTCAAATCGGAATTCTCCCCGGTCGTATGCCCATGGTGGGACGTCTGGGTTATGGCGAACTGGTGTTTGAAGCCACTGACGGTAAAGAAGAACGCTACTTTGTCGATGGTGGCTTCCTGCAGGTCAAAGGCTCCGTGATCTCCGTTTTGACCGAACAGGCGATTCCGGCCAGCAAGTTGAATGCTGCCGATGCGGAAAAGATGCTCGAGGAAGCCCTCGATCGCACCGCAGTTGGCGATGAGCAGTGCCAGGCCCGTCAACGGGATCAGGATCGTGCCCGGGCGATGCTCGCACTGGCCCATCAGAAATAA
- the atpE gene encoding ATP synthase F0 subunit C: protein MSLGAIGAGITIIGAALGIGKIGASAVEAIARQPEAGGKIQTAMIIAAALIEGATFFALIICLI from the coding sequence ATCTCTCTGGGTGCCATTGGTGCCGGTATCACCATTATTGGTGCTGCTCTGGGGATTGGCAAAATCGGTGCATCTGCTGTTGAAGCAATCGCCCGTCAGCCAGAAGCCGGTGGTAAGATTCAGACTGCAATGATTATTGCTGCAGCGTTGATCGAAGGTGCTACCTTCTTCGCGCTCATCATCTGTCTGATCTGA
- the atpH gene encoding ATP synthase F1 subunit delta, translated as MEDPGAISVAKVYAKAFLGSVPESDKDSAIEEFAEFLNVALNQYPQFGKMLTTRSLNKEESLQLIDRAIAPHASELFTNFLRVLGRHERLNLLQQIYTQINKLRDAEVGKKAVVVKSAFELTDPILDSIRQRLNDTLGFIPVLKTSIDQNVLGGLVIQVDDTVYDGSLRTRLKQLRGRLDNRSIHEIQSGRDRFSYPEGN; from the coding sequence ATGGAGGACCCTGGTGCCATTTCGGTGGCCAAGGTTTATGCCAAAGCGTTTCTTGGTTCAGTCCCCGAGTCCGATAAAGACTCCGCCATTGAGGAGTTTGCTGAATTTCTGAATGTTGCACTGAATCAGTATCCCCAGTTCGGGAAGATGCTCACCACGCGATCGCTGAATAAAGAGGAATCTTTACAGCTGATCGACCGGGCGATTGCCCCGCATGCCTCGGAACTTTTCACGAATTTCCTGCGTGTGCTGGGACGGCACGAGCGACTGAATCTGTTACAGCAGATCTACACACAGATCAACAAACTGCGTGATGCAGAAGTCGGTAAAAAGGCCGTTGTGGTCAAATCGGCTTTCGAACTTACGGATCCTATTTTAGACAGCATCCGACAGCGTTTGAATGACACACTGGGCTTTATCCCGGTATTAAAGACATCCATAGACCAGAACGTCCTGGGCGGACTGGTTATTCAGGTTGATGACACAGTTTATGATGGTTCCCTGCGTACTCGGCTGAAACAGCTGCGAGGACGTTTGGACAATAGGAGCATTCATGAAATTCAAAGCGGACGAGATCGCTTCAGTTATCCAGAAGGAAATTGA
- a CDS encoding AtpZ/AtpI family protein: protein MLTATRSSVFDTSSKASSMPQPDRRGRSALVEAHQWVSRLTTVSLEMVLPAFLGYWLDKQWGTLPWLTAVGAVFGFIAGMMHLLQMAKEAEQKERKRKDRSTDKKNSNQRDDQSSATDS from the coding sequence GTGCTGACTGCGACACGATCTTCTGTTTTTGATACATCATCGAAAGCATCCTCCATGCCTCAACCGGACCGGCGCGGTCGTTCTGCCCTGGTAGAAGCCCATCAATGGGTCAGCCGCCTGACAACAGTCAGTCTGGAAATGGTACTACCTGCTTTTCTGGGATATTGGCTCGATAAGCAGTGGGGAACTCTGCCCTGGCTGACCGCAGTCGGTGCAGTGTTTGGTTTTATAGCCGGGATGATGCATTTGCTGCAAATGGCTAAAGAAGCCGAGCAGAAGGAACGAAAAAGGAAAGATCGGTCAACCGACAAAAAGAATTCAAATCAGAGGGATGACCAATCGTCTGCAACAGACTCCTGA
- the atpB gene encoding F0F1 ATP synthase subunit A, whose product MAAGHSDTFHHVRDFAHFDLPTGLQVELPRILGFQITKFMLLQLIAVAFLFFVFRGLAKRAAGGQVVTGRWWNFWESIVIYMRDEVVRPTIGEGHHHDDDDHDHGHHHEQQVGHPADKYLPFVLSCFFYVLICNLLGAIPWLGSATGELNVTIALAFTTFCAVIMYGVRELGFFRFWMSLAPSMELPFLLKIILVPMIWVIELVGFLIKHAVLAIRLFANIMAGHTVIAVFLGFIALTADSSMWAVVMPSSIIAQVLVGLLELFVAFLQAYVFAFLATLFIGTAVHPH is encoded by the coding sequence ATGGCCGCGGGTCACTCTGATACCTTCCATCATGTTCGCGATTTCGCTCATTTCGACCTTCCCACCGGTTTGCAGGTTGAGCTGCCACGTATTTTGGGCTTCCAGATTACGAAATTCATGCTGCTTCAGCTGATCGCAGTCGCATTCCTGTTCTTTGTTTTCCGGGGACTGGCGAAACGGGCCGCAGGCGGTCAGGTCGTCACCGGACGCTGGTGGAACTTCTGGGAATCCATCGTGATCTACATGCGGGACGAAGTCGTCCGGCCAACGATTGGTGAAGGACATCACCACGATGATGACGATCACGATCATGGTCATCACCACGAACAACAGGTAGGACACCCTGCCGATAAATATCTGCCGTTTGTGCTCTCCTGCTTCTTCTACGTTCTGATCTGCAACCTGCTGGGTGCGATTCCCTGGCTGGGTTCCGCAACCGGCGAGTTGAACGTGACGATCGCCTTGGCATTCACCACATTCTGTGCCGTCATCATGTACGGCGTCAGAGAACTGGGCTTCTTCCGTTTCTGGATGTCGCTGGCACCGTCAATGGAACTGCCTTTTCTGCTCAAGATTATTCTGGTACCCATGATCTGGGTGATCGAGCTGGTCGGCTTTCTGATTAAGCATGCCGTACTGGCCATTCGATTGTTTGCCAATATCATGGCAGGTCATACCGTGATTGCCGTCTTCCTCGGCTTCATCGCTTTGACTGCTGATTCAAGTATGTGGGCCGTAGTGATGCCATCCAGTATCATTGCCCAGGTCCTCGTTGGTCTGCTGGAACTGTTCGTTGCATTCCTGCAGGCATATGTTTTTGCGTTTCTTGCAACTCTGTTTATTGGAACCGCAGTACATCCTCACTGA